From Rana temporaria chromosome 7, aRanTem1.1, whole genome shotgun sequence, the proteins below share one genomic window:
- the LOC120945668 gene encoding protein ALP1-like: protein MSDDEMALMLTAATATYMIYQGQRKRKRARRYWIHPVIAGREETGQFWVLYNDLREHEDKFLDYTRMSIKSFDELLELLSSRLARMDTFFRNSIPPVERLIITLRYLSTGQSLASLHYAFRIGKSTASYIVRDTCSAIWEVLHEVVFKKPTAEEWAQIAAVFWQRCNFPNCLGAIDGKHIRIVKPMASGSRFFNYKKYFSFVLMAVADANYCFRYIDIGSYGSSADSAIFGNCSFGQMLRTDDLDLPVSSPLPGTNGPPLPSVFVGDEAFSLGTHLLRPYSGHNLTVEKSVFNYRLTRARRVVECAFGILANKWRLLHTPIVLNKQNAVTAVKAACALHNFVRQRDGFDFEEPVTETLERAQWTGVRGNRQGSYVRDQYAAYFMSPAGQVPWQLDSI from the exons ATGAGTGATGATGAGATGGCTTTAATGCTGACAGCAGCCACTGCTACCTATATGATATACCAGGGACAGAGGAAAAGGAAGAGGGCACGGAGATATTGGATCCACCCCGTGATTGCTGGTCGGGAAGAGACAGGCCAATTTTGGGTTCTGTACAATGACCTTCGTGAGCATGAAGACAAATTTCTAGACTACACCAGGATGTCAATAAAAAG TTTTGATGAGTTGCTCGAACTGCTTAGCAGTAGATTGGCGAGGATGGACACCTTTTTCCGCAATAGCATACCCCCTGTGGAGCGACTTATTATCACACTGAG GTATCTATCGACTGGACAGTCTCTAGCAAGTCTACATTATGCCTTCCGTATTGGCAAGTCAACAGCGAGTTACATAGTACGTGACACCTGCTCTGCTATATGGGAGGTTCTCCATGAAGTTGTGTTTAAGAAACCTACTGCGGAGGAATGGGCACAGATTGCGGCGGTATTCTGGCAACGCTGCAATTTCCCCAATTGTTTAGGAGCAATTGATGGGAAACACATTCGGATTGTGAAGCCCATGGCAAGTGGAAGCCGATTCTTCAATTATAAGAAATACTTTTCTTTTGTGTTGATGGCTGTGGCTGATGCAAACTATTGTTTCAGATACATAGACATTGGGTCATATGGCAGCAGCGCGGACTCCGCTATCTTTGGGAACTGTTCCTTTGGTCAAATGCTGCGAACAGATGATCTTGACCTACCTGTAAGCAGTCCACTCCCAGGCACAAATGGCCCTCCTCTACCCAGTGTATTTGTGGGTGATGAGGCCTTTTCTTTAGGTACACATCTCCTACGGCCTTATTCGGGGCATAATTTAACTGTGGAGAAGAGCGTATTCAACTACCGCCTAACCAGAGCACGGCGAGTAGTTGAATGCGCTTTTGGTATACTTGCTAACAAGTGGCGGCTCCTGCACACTCCAATAGTGCTTAACAAGCAGAATGCCGTCACTGCTGTCAAAGCTGCGTGTGCCTTGCACAACTTTGTTAGGCAGCGCGATGGCTTTGACTTTGAAGAGCCGGTTACTGAGACTCTGGAAAGAGCACAGTGGACTGGTGTCCGTGGGAACAGGCAGGGTTCATATGTCCGCGACCAATATGCTGCATATTTCATGTCTCCTGCAGGACAGGTCCCATGGCAGCTGGATTCTATTTAA